Proteins co-encoded in one Sinobacterium norvegicum genomic window:
- a CDS encoding acyl-CoA thioesterase yields the protein MNDTLFRTRKIISYPDLNAAGKLFGGTALSWIDEESAIFASCVLNRSHLVTVHMSEINFKNPGEVGQIVEIGTKLVSVGKTSITVSCQIRHKKTKTEIITVDKVVFVTIGEDGQAIEHGYQHEE from the coding sequence ATGAACGATACCTTATTCAGAACGCGCAAAATTATCTCCTACCCTGACCTCAACGCCGCCGGCAAACTATTTGGTGGCACGGCACTGTCGTGGATCGATGAGGAATCGGCCATCTTTGCCTCCTGTGTACTCAACCGTTCTCACCTCGTCACGGTTCACATGTCAGAGATTAACTTCAAAAACCCGGGGGAGGTGGGGCAGATCGTCGAAATTGGCACCAAGCTGGTCTCTGTCGGCAAGACATCGATCACCGTCTCCTGCCAGATTCGCCACAAGAAAACCAAGACAGAAATTATCACCGTCGACAAGGTCGTCTTTGTCACCATTGGCGAAGACGGACAGGCCATAGAACACGGCTACCAGCACGAAGAGTAA